In Mucilaginibacter sp. KACC 22063, the genomic stretch TCCGCATTAAAATACGGGCCGTATCAGGCATAGTCATGTGTATTTTTTAAAAAGGCGGCTCGCCTTTTAGCTGATGGTAAAGTGGCAAAAAGCCTACGGGCACTTTACTTTCGTGAAAGTTTTTGCAATAATATACCTGCAGGTTAAGTTCTGCACGGCCGTTACGTTTTACAATAATATCAGGCAATTGGGTTACACTGTCAAAAAATGGCATAGCGTCTTCCTGTATAGTACCTGCATGGTCCTGGCTGATCACCACCGCATCTTTACCAACCAGAGTAAGCGGATTGACCAGAAAAGCCAGGTTGCGCGGGTCGCGGTCAAAAACCACAACGGGTTTCTGCCCTTTTAAAGCCCAGTCTACCTTACCGGTAAGCCACCAGCGGGTGCCGCCTGCAAATACTTTATTGTTATTAAGCCAGCCTTCTTTTTTAAAGCGTGTAAGAATGTCATCATAATCAACCCCTTGCATGGTAGGGTCGCTGTTGCTGTTGCCCAGGCTAACCACCCATCTGGGGCCATAGGCTTGCCAGAAACCGGTAACTTGGTGCAGGTTAAGAATTGTAACAATAACTACCGTGAAGATAGTAGTAAACCGTAGCCATCTGCGGGTGCGCCTTGATGCAAGTGGCTCGTTACTGCTTAGACTTTGATCAATAGCATAACCCAAAGGCATAAATAACATTAAATACCCAGGTGCCTGCCAGTGGAAGTGATATTGCAGGTCGCTCCATAAAGTAACCAGTGTAAAAAACACAATGGGTAATACAGATGTCCACATAAAGAAGCTGTAAGTTTCGGATATTTTACGATCCTTATAACTTTTAACAAGCTGGCCCATTATAGGTACCCATATCCATGGCAGCAACCATACGGCTTGTCCGGCAATGCTGCGGAAAAACCAATCGAAGTGAAGCTTAAAGTGCCCATGCTGAGCGCCCGCCCGTGAACCCTGGAATACAAATGAAACCCAGTGGTTATGGTAGTTCCACCAGAATATGGGAAATGCAAATGCCAGCGAAATTAATATAGCCAGGTATGGCCCCGGGTGTTTAAGCCAATGCCTTTGATCTGTATTATTGATGATGAAGAGAAACACTCCCACAAACAGGAACAATACATGATATTTGCTTAGTGTGGCCAATCCCATGCTGATGCCGATCAGGATCCACAAAAAATAGATGTGTGTGTTGCTGCGCTTAGCCGTTGTACCGTCGCTGTTTTTATTAAACAATAGCTGGACTATAAAATAAGTGCTTAGCAGCCAAAAGAACATCAGCGGTGCATCGGGTTGAAACCAGCAGGCTACAGGGACTGTAAACACTGCGCTAAGATTTAATATCACTACCGCCCAAAAACCGGAACGGGCGTTAAAGATCATCCGGGTAATTAAGAAGAGCAGCCATGATGTACCTGCAAATAGTAATACCGATGGGAACCTCAGCCCCAAAGTGTTTAACCCTAATGTTTTAATGCTTAGCCAGCCTAACCAGAAAAATAAAGGTGGCTGATCAAAATAACTAAGGTCAAGCTGCAATGCCCCGCGAAAGTAATAGGATTCGCCTATGCCCAAACCGGTGTATTTGGCAATTAAAACGCGGATAATAAAAGTGCTGATAATGAGTATCAGCGTATGTTTTTGGGCAACAGTTTCAGTTGTGATTTTCATAAAGGGGTATTAATTGCAACGGCTGCCGCTATCAACATCAATGAAATTGCCATAGATCCTATTTAAAAAAAATTGTAAAAAGCTACGCCCTGGCACCAAACTGTAATGAGTAAAGCAAAAATCCGTGAGCCAAAAATCAATAAAAAGTAAAACATCCAACAGTAAGGAGTCAAACTATGTTAAAAAATGAAATTGTACTGAGAATTGAATGGCTCTTATAGGATTGGAAGTGGAAAAAATTAACTGAACGGAAATAATAACAGTCTCACCAAGTCTGATATTCACAATTTCAGCCACCTTTAGTTTTGGTCATTAGCCCGAATGAACGCTAATTCTGAAAATTGACTTCCCATCTAAATTATTTTACTGTCAATAGCGCGTTGCAGCGCTTCTGTCATGTTACCAACCTGCAACTTTTCAAATATGCGGCGCCTGTAATATTTAATGGTATCCGGAACTACAAACAGTTTCTCTGCAATGGCATTGATAGCAAACCCCCGGGCATGAAGCCGCAATACTTCCAGTTCCCTTTTGTTTAGCTGCGGAGTAACCGATTTGCGCCAAACGCCTTGTGCTGTATCTAATTCCCATCTTTCTGTAGTACCCTGCTTATAAATGTAAATGTTACCGGCATCTTTTTGATAAGAGATGGATACGATACACATGGCTAACTGTATCTTATTGTCGGCATTGATGAACAGCGGTGTAAGTTTATGGTTGATCAGCAACTGATCGCCGTCTTTAGTATTCAGATGAAAGTCGTAAGTGATCGTATACAGGCTCCGCTCCTCCGGGACGATCTTGTCATAGAAATCGAACCCTGCATTATTAATATTAGTAAGCAGTTCAAGGTCGCTTTCGGGTACGTTCCTGAAGTAAAACTCGTACCCCATTGCCAGCACTTCCCCGGGTGTATATCCGCATAAGAATAATGGGTTTTCAGAAACGTATTCGAATCCCATTTTTTCATAATCAATAATATAAATGCTTTCGTACGTCAGACGCGAAAAGGCGCTGATTGCAGGAAGGTAATCTTTTGGCTGGGGCCTTTGATTATCAGCTCCCGGCTTAATCTTATTCTTGGTAAGGAGGCTTGTAAAGTCTTTATGAGTCATAAAGTAATGTTGAAGGCAATTTACAAATCTACACGCTGGTGTAGTACCTCAAAATAATTTAATGCTCAATTTTAGGTTGTTGCTATTACCATTGGCAGCAGCATTAATGCAATAAATAAAGAACTACAATAACGAAAATAGTAAAGATGATGATGGAACATTTGGCGGCTAACTGTTTAAACTGCGGAAACCTGGTGACAGAAAAATACTGCGGCAATTGCGGGCAGGTTTCCAGTACACACCGTTACTCATTAAAGCATGTGGTTGCGCACGATTTTATACATGGTGTGTGGCATGTTGATAAGGGTGTTTTGTTTACGATTAAACAGTTATTTACTAATCCAGGGAACAGTACAAGGGCATACATACTGGGTAAAAGGGTTAATTACTTTAACTTCATAACTCTTATGCTGCTCATTTTGGGAGTATCAAGTGTGGTTGCGCATTACACTCATATTAGGATGATTGACCTAGTACCGGAGGCCAGTAAACATGCCATAAACGCGTTCGAAGAATTTTCTGTAAAATATCCTAAGGTAATATTGTTAATCACCATACCTATCACTTCTTTTTTTAGTTTGGTATGGTTTAGAAAAGCAAAGTTCAATTATGCAGAGCATTTGGTGCTAAACTCCTACAAAACTTCAGCAGAGTTAATTGTAGCCTTGCTGTTTACAGTGATCACCATCTTTTATACCAATATACAGGTACTTATAGGCATTTATTACATAGGCATTGCCGGCTTCACTTTCTTCTACGGGATATGGTTCTACTACCAGTTTTTCTCTAAATCAGGATATTCTAAAAAGGCCTTGCTGATCAGGTCCATCATGGTGTCGGTCTCTTTTCCATTACTTTCATTTCTGATCGGAATAGTTATCGGGATGATGAAGTTTACAGGGCATTAAGATACGAATTTCCATACTCAGGAAGCATTTAATAACACTGTTGTTCGTAAAGTCATCAACAAATTTTAATCAAATAAAACAAATTAAATCAACCGTTGTCATAAAATGACTAACGGTCACTTTATGCGTGTTAAAAATAAACATCTTCCCAAGCCAGACAGGGAACAACAAATTATCAATGCAGCAGATTATGTATTGACCAATGTTGGCGCACGGGATTTTACAATTGATAAAGTAGTGGCTCATTTGGGTGTAGCCAAGGGAACTATCTACAAATATTATAACAGTAAGGATGACTTGCTTGCAGAGGTGAGCGTTAAAGCACTGAATATATTACTTGACTATTTTAAAGCAGCTGTGGAGGAAGAAAACGATATGTTGGAAGCTTTAAAAGCACTAATACTGGCACTCTATAAATTCTACCTGAAGTATCCGAAACAGTTTGAGCTTTTTATTTATATGGAAAGGCCAGATTTTAGTAGTAATGTGCAAAACTATGTGAATATCAGCTTGCAACTGAAAAATCATTTTACCAGTTACCTGGTAAAATGCCAGTCGGCGGGCTTGATTAAAAAAGACTTAGACCCTTCATACTGTACTTATATGATTTGGGGAAGCAGTATGGGTTTGCTGAATTTTATAGAAGCTAAGAAAGTCTTTATTGAAGAGATTGTGAAACTACGCAGAGAAGATCTGCTTATAATGTACTCAGAAATTATAGTAAGCGGACTTAAAGCATAAATTTTTTTAACCCAAAAGTGACTGATGGTCATTTTTTGATCATGGTAAAGCATGACCTCCTGTGATATCTAAGCATTCAATTAAAAAAACAGAAAATAAAACGACGAAATTATGATTTTAGTAACCGGAGCTACAAGTGTTATTGGGCAAAAGCTATGTCAATTACTGGCTGAAAATAACAAAGCATTTCGTGCGATGTGCCGCAAAGAAGAGCAATTAGAAAAATTCCGCAAGCAGGGCATCGACGCTGTTTTGGGTGATTTTGAGAATCCCGAAAGCTTGAGAACGGCCATGAAAGGCTGTAGTAGTTTATTTTTGGTGAGCGCGCCTAATGAGAATCAGCTTGAATGTGAAACGAAGGCTATTGACGTGGCAAAAGAAGAACAGATTGCTTACATTGTGAGAGTTTCTGCCTCTGACGCAAATTTGAGGACATTAGTGCCCTGGGCAAAAGCTCACGCTTATATAGACCATCACCTTCGTGCATCTGGTATAGCGTGGACGATACTCAAGCCAACTGCGTTTATGCAAAACTTTTTAACCATGACCAAGCCAATCTCCAAAGGCTTTTTGCCGCAGGTTGGTGGTAAAGGGCTTGTGGGCTACATTGATGCGCAGGATATAGGTATTGTTGCTTATCATGTTTTAACACAAGACCATCACAAAAGGGCTACTTATTATCTTAACGGTCCTGAAGCTTTAGATATGAAAGAGATCGCTTTAAAAATATCAGAAGCTATAAGTAAAAAAGTACGGTATATACATCTGCCTTCATTAGCATTTCGCATTTTATTGAGGACATTCGGAGCATCCCGATGGTTAGCTAACGGACTTGTTGTACAATATGCAGAAGTGGTTGCAAAAAACCATGATCATGATCTTAGTGAAGAAGTTTATAGACTAACTAATTGTCAGCCGCGTTCATTTAGTGATTTTGCAAATGAGCACAAGGATGCTTTCTTAAATTTAAAATCCTGATGTAATGATAAACCATTAATTAACGGTCGATTTTAAAGCGTGCTGTATGTCGTAGGGTTAGGTCACTGTAAAGTTTATTGATCCAGGGAAATCAAGAGGTTGCTGTGGGTCAATAAGCTTTATGTATAAGACGTTACGCCATTAACCATATTCATATAAGGTCCGGCTTCTGCTGTTTTTAAGCCAGCTATAGCGGCTCCGTTAAGAAATACTTAACTAAGTATATAACAGCGCTAACGTGTTGAAAGTGTTACTCTTAGGCTTTGATTGATAATATTTCAAAGAAATTAAAAGTTTGTTGCCTATGTTTTTTAAAATACAGTTAAACGTTATCAATTTATTAAGGGAGATGGGGTGGTTAATATAATGATCATCTATTCACAACCTAACAATAACCTGCAACGAAAAACCACTTAACATAGTACTTGCAATTTTGGCGCAACCAAATTGTTACACATGTTAAGTACTAAAACTTTCTTTTCCAGAATATGCCTTATGTGCCTGTTCTGCTTTGTGTTTGTCACGGCGGGTTTTGCCCAAACTAACCTGGCCACAATATCTGGTAAGGTAACAGGCCCTGATGGGGCAGTTTTACCTAATGCCACCATTACAGTAAAAAACGAGTCGACAGGTTTTACAATTAAAACTGCATCAAACTCCAAAGGTGCATTTTTATTAAAAGAGATTCCACTTGGTTCTCCGTATAGCATTACGGTAGCAACCGTAGGAATGGCTACTCAGAAACAAACCGGTTTTGCGTTAAACCAAGGCGATTTGCTTCAGGTCTCTTTCAACATGAAAGAAAAAGTTCAGGAATTAAACGTTGTAGAGGTAACTGCTGCTACTACACGTAACCGTGTGGAAAATATCGGATCTTCAACCGCTGTAACGGCAAGGGATATTGCCAAATTACCTGTTAATGGTCGTAATTTTACCACACTTGCAGATTTATCTCCGCTTAGCTCGGGAGGCAGCCTTAATGGTCAGCTTGCTTCTGCAACCAATTATACAATTGATGGTATGTCGGCCCGCAGTACGATAGCAGGTGGTCTGCCAACCGGTGCTTATTCTATATCGCTTGAAGCCGTGCGTGAGTTTCAGGTAGTTACCAACCAATATGATGTAACCTTAGGTAATGCAGGTGGCGGTACCATCAGTACAGTAACCAAATCGGGTACTAACGTATTATCAGGAAGCGCATTTGCCTATGCACGTACCAACTGGCTTTCGAGCCCGTATGGTTTAAACGGATTAAAGCGTAACCAGTCATTCTCTACCTATCAGTACGGTTTCTCTTTAGGAGGCCCTATTGTTAAAGATAAGGCACAGTTTTTTGTCGCCTGGGATCATCAGGCCGATTCAAGGCCCTTGTATATTGCTAATATTCAATCTGCAGATGACGAGAAGCGTAACAACGTAACACAGTCAACCCTTGATAATTTCTTAACCATAGCCAGGGCTAAATACGGGGTAGCTAATACGCCGCAGTTTGGCCAGTTTGATAAATTTAAGAATACCCATGCAGCGTTTGCCCGTATCGACTGGCAAATCAATTCAAAAAACCTGTTCACGATCAGGGATAATTTTATCTATGATCTGGACAACCAATCAGACGGTGACAATACCGCCATTAACCTTTACGAGGTATACAGTACCCGTAAAAGTATGAACAACAGCGTAATGGCATCTTTAAGAAGTACTTTAAGCCCTACGCTAACCAACGAATTAAAAGTACAGCACTACTGGGAGTACAACAAGCTATTTGCCAACAGCCAATTACCTGCTGATAATATTCCCCGTGCTATTGTACAAAATATTAGCTCAGTTGCGGCAGACGGCTCTACTTATACTACAGCCATACAACTTGGCGGGCAGCGTTATGGTAACGACTACTTTAACAACAACGTTGCACAGTTAGTTGACAATGTTTACTGGACTGTTGGTAAATACAACTTCACTTTAGGTGGCGGCTTATCATTCACTAATCAAAATTCAATTTATGGTAGTGAAACTAACGGCCGTTTTTATTTTACAGGTTTAACCAATTTTAATAACCTTACCCCATACCGTTTTGCGCGAGATATTTACACTTCTTCAGACAGAAATATAAAGTTCAATATCCTTACGCCTAACATTTATGCGCAGGTACAATCAACCGTTGCGCCCGGGCTTGATGTTACTGCAGGTATACGTGTTGATTACACCGATTACCTTGATCGTGCAAACTTTAACCCTGTTGTGTACCGTACGCTTGGGCTGAATACCTCTAACAAACTGGCTACTTTACAGGTACAGCCACGTGTGCAGGCTACCTGGGATGTAGACCAAAACGGTAAAGACATTATAAGGCTTGGCGGCGGCATACTTGGTTCGGCATTGAACCCGTATTCGATGATCAACAATATGCTTTTTGATGGCTCGCATATTTTAAGCGTTGATTTAACAGGAGCGCAGGTGCCTACGCCAAATTTCCCTGCTTATCGCAAAGATCCTAATACCGCACCGGGTATAGACTTGTTAAATAACCCATCGATACCTAAACTGGCTACCATTAATATGAACGGAAAGGATGCAAAAGTGCCCACCGTATATAAAGCCAATTTATCTTACTCTCACTTTTTTGCGCAAAACTTCCGTGTTACCGTTGCCGGTTACCTTAGCTTAGGCCGTAACAACTACACCTATGTAGACAAAAACATGGTAGACCAGCCTTACTTCCGTATTGCAGCTGAAGATAACCGCGGCGTTTATGTACCGGCAAGCACCATCAATGCATCTAATGGTTCTGCCGACTGGACCCAAGGCCGTAAAACTACCGAAGTTGGCCGTGTGTTAGAATTAGAAAGCTTAGGCAAGGTTAATCAGATGGCTTTTGTTGTTGATGCGGATTACCGTTATTATAAACAAGGCGAAGTGTCTTTCTCTTATACCTGGAACCAAACTAAAGATAATACCTCTTACAACGGTAACGTTGCAAATACTGCAACGCTGGTACAATATGTAAAAGATGATCCGCGTAACCTGAGTGCGGTAAGCTATTCTGATAATCAATTCAGAAACAAGATTGTGCTTTATGGTAGTTCGCCAACATTTCATGGTTTCAGTGCAGGTTTGCGTTTTTCGGGCATAGGTGGTACCAGATATTCATTAACAGTTAATGGTAACGTGAACGGCGACTTTGTGGCAAGTAATGACCTGGCCTATATCTATGACCCTAATGCTGCATCTACACCGCAATATTTAAAAGACGGTATTAATGCCATCCTGAACAATCCCAAGGTTGAAAAAAGCATGAAGAAGTACATAATGAACAGCTATGGTAAAATTGCTGAACGTAATGGCGGTGTTAATCCATTTTATGGTGTGTTTGATCTGCGCCTGATTAAAAAGATCACCGTATACAAAAAACACTATTTGGAAATTACCGGCGACTTGTTCAACGTTAGCAACCTGATCAACAAAAACTGGGGCATTAACCATAACCTGGGTACAACCTCCATTTACACTATTAAGAGTTTTGATGCTGCCAATAAGCAATACGTGTATGCGGTTAATACCAACGCAGGCGTATCAAGTTTAGGAGGTAACCCATACCAGTTCCAGATAGGTGCTAGATATGGTTTTTAAACAAAAGCGCTGTATGAAAATACTTAGATATGCAATCGCACTATTGGCGATTTTGACAGGCGTAAGCGTTAAAGCTGGTGCGCAGTCTGCACCGGCTAAGTATGTGATCCTGGTAACGATTGACGGTTTCAGGCCCGAATTTTACCTGGATAGTACTTATGCTATGCCTACTGTAAGAGAGCTGATGAAAAATGGTGTGGCTGCCGAAGGCTTAAATCCCGTTTTTCCTTCAGTTACTTATCCCGATCATACCACCATGGTAACCGGTGTAACACCCGCCAAACATGGTATTTATTACAATACCCCTTTCGAGCCGGAAGGTGTAACGGGTATATGGTACTGGGATTATAAGTTAATCAAATCTCCCACCCTATGGGATGCTATGCACAAGGCCGGCAAAAAAACGGCATGTGTACGCTGGCCAGTAACGGTTAATGCCCCGATAGATTACCGCATCCCGGAATATTGGAATTATAAGGACATGAGCGATGCCAGGGCATACACAGCTGCTAATACACAGCCCGCATCTTTATGGGCTGAAGTGCAGGAGAAGGCAACAGGACTGCTTACCGCAGATGACTTTAATGCCAATAAAAATGAATTGATACAGGATGAGAATGCCGCTCGTATTGCAGGATATATCATCAGGCAGTATAAGCCAAACTTTACGGCAATTCACCTGGCTTGTACCGATCATTACGAGCATGAATATGGCCGCGATCATTACATGGTGAAAGCATCGGTTGCCGGTGCCGACCGTGCAATTAAAACCCTGTTGGAAAGTGTGAACAGAGCCAACATTGCAGATAGTACGTTGATCATCGTACTAGGCGATCATGGCTTTGAAAATATTTACAGAGGCTTTAATCCAAATTATCTGCTAAAACAGGCAGGCCTGATCACTGATATAAAAACAGGAAACTGGAAAGCACAGTTTCACTCATCGGGCGGGTCATCGTTTTTACAGTTAAAAGATAGTAAGGATAAGGCTACGCTTAAAAAAGTAGAAAGTATACTTGCCCAACAACCTGATTCGGTTAAGTCTTATTACCAGGTCATCAGCAAAGCAGAATTAACAAAGGTTGGCGCCGATCCTAATGTTTCTTTAGCCATTAGCGGTATAAACGGAACAACTATTGGCAACAGGGCCGATTTGTTACTGGAAAAATTAAAAGGCATACATGGAACGCATGGTTTTTACCCGGACCATAGGCAAATACAAACAGGCTTTGTAGCATTTGGCCCCGGACTTAAAAAGGGAGTAGTGATACCTGTAATGAATATGGTTGATATCGCTCCATTGATAAGTAAACTTGCCGGTGTCGATTTGCAGGGTACCGATGGTAAATTATATCCTCAAATGTTTAAGTAGCACGCAGAATACTGCACGTATTTATAAACTAAGCAGCCTCCTGAAGGTATACACTTTCAGGGGGCTTTGCTTTGAGATTAGCTAAGTGCTACCAATAGGTTGTGTAAGTAAGTCTTATTGGTGGGATAATGAAGCCTCAGTGAATTTAATTCGGAAGCAAGCAAAATAATTCATATCTTCAATAAAAAGTTTTATGCCTGATACCGGAAGCTCTGTTACCCTCGTGAATAATGATAATTCAATAATACATGTGTATGATATGGTCTATACGTGGCCTTATTCTGGTAACTGGGATCATGATAACCAATTCCTTGTATCATTAAATATAGGGGAATCATTTAGGCTTGATTTGATCAGAGATAAAACCTACCAAATAATGGCTTATGCTGAAAAAAATCCAAAATCTAAGAAAATTCGATTAAACATGACATCAACTTATAGTTATGGCTCGCATACAACGATTCCCATACCTTAAAAGATAGTTTTGTAGCTTCAGGCATTCTTTCTGCGTTTCGAGTGCGATCGTGAGATCAGCCTTTACCCAATACTTTCTATTATATAGACTACCGGTGAGTTCAAACCACAGCTTATTTATAAGCACAGACGTATTTACCCTTAAGGTTAAATACGATTACCTGTTGATGGCTTGCGGCTCTGAGCAATGATATAAATAACTAAAATCGCGGTTAAACCTGCTATCCCCATTATTTTAAACGCCATTGTGATGGAGTGAAGGCTGCTGATTTGGGTGAAGATCAATAACCCGAGCGAAACAAAGCCACTGTCTGAGATAATGACGGCCATAACCTTTCCCCTGATTGCAGTAGGGGTATGCAATTGAAATCGGATACGGCTGATACTTCTGAAAAGCTGGCTGAACAGGCCTAACAGAAAGATGATGACAAACACGGAAATGTTATTTGAAATAAAGCTCAGGATGACTAACAAACAGCAAGCGGCCAGCCCGATCCATTGCCACGCCTTTTCAAGTTTTGAAGAGCCGATTTTAGCAATCAGCATACCGCTAAGCACCGCTCCTGCACTTTCTGCTCCGCTAAGCCAGCCATACTGGCGGGTATCCCAATGCAAATGATTTTTAATATAAAGCGGCATCATGGCAGAGAACGGAAAAAGTACCAGCATGAGTGCAATGCTGAGCAGCAAACTGAATTTTAGCAGCGGAACACGATTGATATATCTCAGCGCATTGATATAACCGGCCGGTTTAGGGTTACTTACTTCTGTATTATCTCTTGCAATACGCGGTATACCGAACAAGATGAAAAATGCAGGCAACTGCAATAGCATATCTATGAACAAAAGCCTGCGAAACCCTAAGCTTTCCATGGTGTAGCCTACAATAAGTGGGGCCACTATAGCGGCCAGGTTTAAGCTGGAAGCATACAGCCCTACTGCTTTTGCAATTTCAGATTTAGGTACAATATCTGGTAAAATCGCATTACGGATGCTGGGCTCTGCACTGTCGAATGCATTTCTCAAAAACACTACGCCAACCAGAAATAACCAGTGCAGGTGATTGATCTGCCAGATGACGGCCAGTTGCAGCCCGGTTGCCAGCAGAAGGCCGCCGTATACCAATAGCAGCAGCAGGCGGCGGTCAAAACGGTCTGCCAGGTACCCGCCTACAAAACTCATGAAAAAGCGCGGAACAGTTCTGGCAAAGAAAATCCATCCTAATATTTTAGCAGAGTCTATAGTATCTACAACGTACCAGCCCAAAGCGGCCAGGGTAACGTAATCGCCCAGCGCACCTAAAAATGAGCAGGCAAGGAAGCGCCTGTAGAAGCGGACTCCCTGTGCCTTGTCAGCTTCTACAGGTTGAGTGCTATATATTAGCATTAAACATCGGGTTAGTGATCTGTGTATATAATGTCCGCTCTTCAATGCGCATTTTGAGCAGTGGCTTAATAGCCCAGGTTTGTGTCTGTAATTTGTGCTTTAACAGCATTTTTACAGATGGCTTTGCAGGGCAGTCGTCAATGATCTGGATACAAAGCTGACCAACCTGCTGCCATAGCGCGTCAGGGTCAAGATGAAAGTACCCGTCTGCCAGTAAAACAAACTCTTGTACAAGGTGATCAAAAAGCGTATGACTCAATTCGGCAAAAGCGTCCTCATTATTCATAATCGTTGCTTCCATATCTTCGAAATGCATCAGTTCATCATTAAAGGGAAAAACTCCCTTAACAACCTGTATGCTTCCCAAATCGCGGTAAACCAATGCCACCGGGTTGTAATTAAGATCAAAAGCTAATAATGAATTTTGGCTGTGCATATCAAGCGCAATGCCGAATTGCAGAAAGAGTTGCATGGGCAACTCGAGCAAATGCGTAAACAACTGCATGAAGTATTGCTCTGCGGGCATGCCAGACAGATGAATGAAACGCGCCAATAAAGGTATAGGATTAGCTGTTGTGGTATGGAAAAGCGCCGCCGCAACTACCATTGTTTCTTCATTACGGGCATAGCACAAAGGGTCTTCTCTAAGCATAAATGACAGTTGCGGCCTGTTATGCCCATCGGCCTTAATGTGAGCGGCGCAATGATCCTTTACTATGCGCCCGCTTCCATTGATAATCGCCGGAACCAGGGTCTCGGCTTGCTTCAAAAAGTCACTGAAAATAAGTCCGTTGTACAGATCTCGAAGCGACAAGGTTCTTTTTACACTGGTTGCCTGGATATCAACAGGTACCTTAATGTGCATCAGCGGTAATGTTGGCGCTTCCGGCAGTGCTGCTGTACGTAATGATAAGGTGGGTTGGACATGGAGT encodes the following:
- a CDS encoding ArnT family glycosyltransferase; this translates as MKITTETVAQKHTLILIISTFIIRVLIAKYTGLGIGESYYFRGALQLDLSYFDQPPLFFWLGWLSIKTLGLNTLGLRFPSVLLFAGTSWLLFLITRMIFNARSGFWAVVILNLSAVFTVPVACWFQPDAPLMFFWLLSTYFIVQLLFNKNSDGTTAKRSNTHIYFLWILIGISMGLATLSKYHVLFLFVGVFLFIINNTDQRHWLKHPGPYLAILISLAFAFPIFWWNYHNHWVSFVFQGSRAGAQHGHFKLHFDWFFRSIAGQAVWLLPWIWVPIMGQLVKSYKDRKISETYSFFMWTSVLPIVFFTLVTLWSDLQYHFHWQAPGYLMLFMPLGYAIDQSLSSNEPLASRRTRRWLRFTTIFTVVIVTILNLHQVTGFWQAYGPRWVVSLGNSNSDPTMQGVDYDDILTRFKKEGWLNNNKVFAGGTRWWLTGKVDWALKGQKPVVVFDRDPRNLAFLVNPLTLVGKDAVVISQDHAGTIQEDAMPFFDSVTQLPDIIVKRNGRAELNLQVYYCKNFHESKVPVGFLPLYHQLKGEPPF
- a CDS encoding response regulator transcription factor; this translates as MTHKDFTSLLTKNKIKPGADNQRPQPKDYLPAISAFSRLTYESIYIIDYEKMGFEYVSENPLFLCGYTPGEVLAMGYEFYFRNVPESDLELLTNINNAGFDFYDKIVPEERSLYTITYDFHLNTKDGDQLLINHKLTPLFINADNKIQLAMCIVSISYQKDAGNIYIYKQGTTERWELDTAQGVWRKSVTPQLNKRELEVLRLHARGFAINAIAEKLFVVPDTIKYYRRRIFEKLQVGNMTEALQRAIDSKII
- a CDS encoding DUF3667 domain-containing protein; translated protein: MMMEHLAANCLNCGNLVTEKYCGNCGQVSSTHRYSLKHVVAHDFIHGVWHVDKGVLFTIKQLFTNPGNSTRAYILGKRVNYFNFITLMLLILGVSSVVAHYTHIRMIDLVPEASKHAINAFEEFSVKYPKVILLITIPITSFFSLVWFRKAKFNYAEHLVLNSYKTSAELIVALLFTVITIFYTNIQVLIGIYYIGIAGFTFFYGIWFYYQFFSKSGYSKKALLIRSIMVSVSFPLLSFLIGIVIGMMKFTGH
- a CDS encoding TetR/AcrR family transcriptional regulator, producing MTNGHFMRVKNKHLPKPDREQQIINAADYVLTNVGARDFTIDKVVAHLGVAKGTIYKYYNSKDDLLAEVSVKALNILLDYFKAAVEEENDMLEALKALILALYKFYLKYPKQFELFIYMERPDFSSNVQNYVNISLQLKNHFTSYLVKCQSAGLIKKDLDPSYCTYMIWGSSMGLLNFIEAKKVFIEEIVKLRREDLLIMYSEIIVSGLKA
- a CDS encoding SDR family oxidoreductase, translating into MILVTGATSVIGQKLCQLLAENNKAFRAMCRKEEQLEKFRKQGIDAVLGDFENPESLRTAMKGCSSLFLVSAPNENQLECETKAIDVAKEEQIAYIVRVSASDANLRTLVPWAKAHAYIDHHLRASGIAWTILKPTAFMQNFLTMTKPISKGFLPQVGGKGLVGYIDAQDIGIVAYHVLTQDHHKRATYYLNGPEALDMKEIALKISEAISKKVRYIHLPSLAFRILLRTFGASRWLANGLVVQYAEVVAKNHDHDLSEEVYRLTNCQPRSFSDFANEHKDAFLNLKS
- a CDS encoding TonB-dependent receptor yields the protein MFVTAGFAQTNLATISGKVTGPDGAVLPNATITVKNESTGFTIKTASNSKGAFLLKEIPLGSPYSITVATVGMATQKQTGFALNQGDLLQVSFNMKEKVQELNVVEVTAATTRNRVENIGSSTAVTARDIAKLPVNGRNFTTLADLSPLSSGGSLNGQLASATNYTIDGMSARSTIAGGLPTGAYSISLEAVREFQVVTNQYDVTLGNAGGGTISTVTKSGTNVLSGSAFAYARTNWLSSPYGLNGLKRNQSFSTYQYGFSLGGPIVKDKAQFFVAWDHQADSRPLYIANIQSADDEKRNNVTQSTLDNFLTIARAKYGVANTPQFGQFDKFKNTHAAFARIDWQINSKNLFTIRDNFIYDLDNQSDGDNTAINLYEVYSTRKSMNNSVMASLRSTLSPTLTNELKVQHYWEYNKLFANSQLPADNIPRAIVQNISSVAADGSTYTTAIQLGGQRYGNDYFNNNVAQLVDNVYWTVGKYNFTLGGGLSFTNQNSIYGSETNGRFYFTGLTNFNNLTPYRFARDIYTSSDRNIKFNILTPNIYAQVQSTVAPGLDVTAGIRVDYTDYLDRANFNPVVYRTLGLNTSNKLATLQVQPRVQATWDVDQNGKDIIRLGGGILGSALNPYSMINNMLFDGSHILSVDLTGAQVPTPNFPAYRKDPNTAPGIDLLNNPSIPKLATINMNGKDAKVPTVYKANLSYSHFFAQNFRVTVAGYLSLGRNNYTYVDKNMVDQPYFRIAAEDNRGVYVPASTINASNGSADWTQGRKTTEVGRVLELESLGKVNQMAFVVDADYRYYKQGEVSFSYTWNQTKDNTSYNGNVANTATLVQYVKDDPRNLSAVSYSDNQFRNKIVLYGSSPTFHGFSAGLRFSGIGGTRYSLTVNGNVNGDFVASNDLAYIYDPNAASTPQYLKDGINAILNNPKVEKSMKKYIMNSYGKIAERNGGVNPFYGVFDLRLIKKITVYKKHYLEITGDLFNVSNLINKNWGINHNLGTTSIYTIKSFDAANKQYVYAVNTNAGVSSLGGNPYQFQIGARYGF